The following proteins are co-located in the Meriones unguiculatus strain TT.TT164.6M chromosome 4, Bangor_MerUng_6.1, whole genome shotgun sequence genome:
- the LOC132653569 gene encoding putative protein FAM90A13P — protein MKEIQHHIWKKTLKTQELLSCSAKKSKPTTPDSAIKQETHMKIQDHKAVPAQKVQSKPRGPMTQKVPPWQEENIMVKCRECGAFGHTARSRRCPIKYGQKLLDPQPLGARKEKENQDPRRTQGLQKPGPISQAKTEKKPSQVTGQRGDEQQRKAPFQKLPMDPQRRGQHINLVHPKMPVFSPGNTKKSVTNQIQITVSRARKSPGKRMCPGNPGAIQSSDASCILPSRQEEGQNMAVPGVSQPVFRQGGGNTASQDLLHQKLRGVSHQQPIVVPKRNGVSEAFHTESEAQGPGVKTQRSQHAALHQGRQNPELSFWTPGEKASWQPTLPSQKSSKRLRVNSTSAPEESNASTVLKACRDRQSLPIANRLGLKDAVPVSKKIAAQLPSTDQEQLPSRPALVSATPYAESSQPSTSHAVRQSLRMVFTRLNGDCWSSRFLTVSPALAHEKQTAPWEGPAFLEKGEAARSQVPVSVLYEDLQVSSSSEDSDGQ, from the exons ATGAAAGAAATCCAGCACCATATTTGGAAAAAGACCCTGAAGACACAGGAGCTGCTCAGTTGCTCTGCAAAG AAATCAAAGCCAACAACTCCAGATTCAGCGATAAAGCAGGAGACACACATGAAGATTCAGGACCATAAAGCTGTTCCAGCCCAGAAAGTCCAGAGTAAGCCAAGAGGGCCCATGACACAGAAGGTTCCCCCATGGCAAGAAGAGAACATTATG GTAAAATGCAGAGAGTGTGGGGCCTTTGGCCACACAGCAAGGAGCAGAAGGTGCCCAATCAAGTATGGCCAAAAGCTCCTAGATCCACAGCCTCTGGGagccaggaaggagaaagagaatcagGATCCTCGCAGGACACAGGGTCTCCAGAAACCAGGGCCCATAAGCCAGgccaagacagaaaagaaacctaGTCAAGTCACTGGACAGAG AGGTGATGAGCAGCAGAGGAAGGCTCCCTTCCAGAAACTCCCCATGGATCCACAGAGGAGGGGCCAGCACATCAACCTGGTT CATCCCAAGATGCCAGTGTTCAGTCCTGGAAACACAAAGAAGTCTGTGACCAACCAAATTCAGATTACTGTGTCACGTGCCAGAAAGTCTCCTGGGAAGCGGATGTGCCCTGGAAACCCTGGAGCCATCCAAAGCTCTGATGCCTCCTGCATCTTACCTTCCAGGCAGGAAGAAGGTCAGAACATGGCTgtccctggggtctcacagccagTGTTCAGGCAGGGTGGTGGAAACACAGCCTCACAAGACCTGCTGCATCAAAAGCTCCGGGGTGTCTCACATCAACAACCCATTGTGGTCCCTAAAAGGAATGGAGTCAGTGAAGCATTTCACACAGAGTCAGAAGCCCAGGGTCCCGGTGTGAAAACACAGCGCAGCCAGCATGCTGCCCTCCATCAGGGAAGACAGAACCCTGAACTTAGCTTCTGGACCCCAGGTGAGAAAGCTTCTTGGCAGCCCACACTGCCTAGCCAGAAATCCTCAAAGAGACTAAGAGTCAACTCTACCAGTGCACCAGAGGAGAGCAATGCAAGCACTGTTTTGAAGGCCTGCCGGGATAGGCAGTCTCTTCCCATTGCCAACAGACTTGGACTGAAAGATGCAGTGCCAGTGAGCAAGAAAATAGCAGCCCAGCTGCCCAGCACTGACCAAGAACAGCTACCAAGCAGGCCTGCTCTGGTCTCAGCCACACCCTATGCTGAGTCCTCTCAACCATCTACCAGCCATGCTGTACGCCAGTCCCTGAGAATGGTCTTTACTAGACTTAATGGTGACTGCTGGAGCTCCAGGTTCCTGACAGTGTCCCCAGCACTTGCCCATGAGAAGCAAACAGCTCCTTGGGAGGGCCCTGCCTTCCTGGAGAAAGGTGAAGCAGCACGCTCCCAGGTCCCAGTGAGTGTCCTCTATGAGGACCTTCAGGTCTCCTCCTCTTCAGAAGACAGTGATGGGCAGTGA